From Lysobacter silvisoli, the proteins below share one genomic window:
- a CDS encoding DUF899 family protein, with protein sequence MNELATPRIVDRSQWERERAQLLLREKAHTRAGDVLAAARRRLPMVRMDPITVVGEGGPIPLREVFAGRRMLIVYHFMWHAGAPHEKQCDGCTHSQAAMDAAVLAYLAERDVGYAVFSSGPWSELAAYRDFMGWPAPWYSTAGSADELTTRNGGDLRCYLREGDEVFQTYETKWRGIEAMLPTLQMLDLTVYGRQENWEDSPEGWPNEDEPGSWWGRDGRPVAQWTRV encoded by the coding sequence ATGAACGAGCTCGCCACTCCCCGGATCGTCGACCGCAGCCAATGGGAACGCGAACGCGCGCAACTGCTGCTGCGCGAGAAGGCGCATACGCGCGCCGGCGATGTGCTCGCCGCCGCGCGCAGGCGCCTGCCGATGGTACGCATGGATCCGATCACGGTCGTGGGCGAGGGCGGACCGATTCCGCTGCGCGAGGTGTTCGCCGGCCGGCGCATGCTGATCGTCTATCACTTCATGTGGCATGCCGGCGCGCCGCACGAGAAACAGTGCGACGGCTGCACTCACAGCCAGGCGGCGATGGACGCGGCCGTGCTCGCCTACCTGGCCGAGCGCGACGTGGGCTACGCGGTGTTCAGCAGCGGGCCCTGGTCCGAACTCGCCGCCTACCGCGACTTCATGGGCTGGCCGGCGCCATGGTATTCCACCGCGGGTTCGGCGGACGAGTTGACGACGCGCAACGGAGGCGACTTGCGCTGCTACCTGCGCGAAGGCGACGAGGTGTTCCAGACCTACGAAACCAAGTGGCGCGGGATCGAGGCCATGCTGCCCACGCTGCAGATGCTCGACCTGACCGTCTACGGGCGCCAGGAGAACTGGGAAGACTCGCCCGAGGGCTGGCCGAACGAGGACGAGCCCGGTTCGTGGTGGGGGCGCGACGGACGCCCGGTCGCGCAGTGGACGCGCGTGTAG
- the alr gene encoding alanine racemase — protein MARPTSATIHTDALRHNLAQARARAPHSRVMAVVKADGYGHGLERVARALEGADAFGVAALSDADRLRAAGLSQPIVLLSGFDEADDLPQLRRLGVETVVHHHSQLAMLEQAGEGEPIRCWLKVDTGMHRLGFAPEDVREAYARLAALPAVADGIVLMNHFAASDEFERPQTRDQQRVFAQATAGLGGARSLANSAAVLGWPDAHADWIRPGGALYGISVVEGTTGADFDLRPAMTLSTRLIAVNRVRKGERIGYAATWECPEDMNVGVAAIGYGDGYPRAAPSGTPVLVAGQAAQVIGRVSMDLMTIDLRGLPEAKVGDPVVLWGPELPVERIAEVSGTIGYELTCSITRRVRFVES, from the coding sequence ATGGCACGCCCCACCTCCGCAACCATCCACACCGACGCGCTGCGTCATAACCTCGCCCAGGCGCGCGCGCGCGCGCCGCACAGCCGCGTGATGGCGGTGGTCAAGGCCGACGGCTACGGCCACGGCCTGGAACGCGTGGCGCGCGCGCTGGAAGGCGCGGACGCCTTCGGCGTGGCCGCGTTGTCCGACGCCGACCGCCTGCGCGCGGCCGGCCTGTCGCAGCCGATCGTGCTGCTGTCGGGCTTCGACGAGGCCGACGACCTGCCGCAGCTGCGCCGCCTGGGCGTGGAGACGGTGGTCCACCACCACAGCCAGCTGGCGATGCTGGAGCAGGCGGGCGAGGGCGAGCCGATCCGTTGCTGGCTCAAGGTCGACACCGGCATGCACCGCCTGGGCTTCGCCCCGGAGGACGTGCGCGAGGCCTACGCGCGCCTGGCCGCGCTGCCCGCGGTGGCCGACGGCATCGTGCTGATGAACCACTTCGCCGCATCCGACGAATTCGAACGCCCGCAGACGCGCGATCAGCAGCGCGTGTTCGCGCAAGCCACCGCCGGCCTGGGCGGCGCGCGCTCTTTGGCCAACTCGGCCGCGGTGCTGGGCTGGCCCGACGCGCACGCCGACTGGATCCGCCCCGGCGGCGCGCTGTACGGCATCTCGGTGGTGGAGGGCACCACCGGCGCCGACTTCGACCTGCGCCCGGCCATGACCCTGTCCACGCGCCTGATCGCGGTCAACCGCGTGCGCAAGGGCGAGCGCATCGGCTACGCCGCGACCTGGGAATGCCCCGAGGACATGAACGTGGGCGTGGCCGCGATCGGTTACGGCGACGGCTACCCGCGCGCCGCGCCCTCGGGCACGCCGGTACTGGTGGCGGGGCAGGCGGCGCAGGTGATCGGCCGCGTGTCCATGGACCTGATGACCATCGACCTGCGCGGCCTGCCCGAGGCCAAGGTCGGCGACCCCGTCGTGCTGTGGGGCCCGGAGCTGCCGGTGGAACGCATCGCCGAGGTCTCCGGCACCATCGGCTACGAGCTGACCTGCTCGATCACCCGCCGGGTGCGTTTCGTCGAGAGCTGA
- a CDS encoding glycine zipper 2TM domain-containing protein, with amino-acid sequence MNAKLKSTIAVALMSCVMATGAATAQTKSKTKAKQPHCYDVEVQRPKEVKDKHKITGTALGAVAGGLLGNQVGGGSGKKIATAAGAVGGAVVGRKIQENQQNKTETVIERRCD; translated from the coding sequence ATGAACGCCAAGCTCAAATCCACGATCGCCGTAGCGCTGATGTCCTGCGTGATGGCGACCGGCGCCGCCACCGCCCAGACCAAGTCCAAGACCAAGGCCAAGCAGCCGCACTGCTACGACGTGGAAGTGCAGCGGCCCAAGGAAGTGAAGGATAAGCACAAGATCACCGGCACCGCCCTGGGCGCGGTCGCGGGCGGCCTGCTCGGCAATCAGGTCGGCGGCGGCAGCGGCAAGAAGATCGCCACGGCGGCCGGCGCGGTCGGCGGCGCGGTGGTCGGCCGCAAGATCCAGGAAAACCAGCAGAACAAGACCGAGACCGTGATCGAGCGCCGCTGCGACTGA
- the rpsR gene encoding 30S ribosomal protein S18 translates to MSKFFRRRKFCKFTAEGVKEIDYKDLNTLRQYLTETGKIVPSRVTGTKSKYQRQLSTAVKRARFLALIPYTDNHNA, encoded by the coding sequence ATGTCCAAGTTCTTTCGCCGCCGCAAGTTCTGCAAGTTCACCGCCGAGGGCGTCAAGGAGATCGATTACAAGGATCTCAACACCCTGCGCCAGTACCTGACCGAGACCGGCAAGATCGTGCCGAGCCGCGTCACCGGCACCAAGTCGAAGTACCAGCGCCAGCTGTCCACGGCCGTCAAGCGCGCCCGTTTCCTGGCCCTGATCCCGTACACCGACAACCACAACGCCTGA
- a CDS encoding NIPSNAP family protein: MPRLIEVRTYRLKPETSVRFQRAMLERALPMLRERGMDVVAFGRSQHEHESWYLIRAYRDHADLVAQQDAFYGSPSWREGPRAEVIDCIADYLNTLLWLSDAAIDELRLPPPA; this comes from the coding sequence ATGCCACGATTGATCGAAGTGCGGACCTACCGGCTCAAGCCGGAGACGTCCGTGCGGTTCCAGCGCGCCATGCTCGAGCGCGCGCTGCCGATGCTGCGCGAGCGCGGCATGGACGTGGTCGCGTTCGGCCGCTCGCAGCACGAACACGAAAGCTGGTACCTGATCCGCGCCTACCGCGACCATGCCGACCTGGTCGCGCAGCAGGACGCCTTCTACGGATCGCCGTCGTGGCGCGAAGGACCGCGCGCCGAAGTGATCGATTGCATCGCCGACTACCTCAACACCCTGTTGTGGCTGTCGGACGCGGCCATCGACGAACTGCGCCTGCCGCCGCCGGCCTGA
- a CDS encoding cryptochrome/photolyase family protein — MTDAAATALVWFRNDLRLDDNPALRAALDAGYVPIPIYIHAPDEHGDWRPGAASDAWRHRSLDALDLDLSARGSRLRRFVGPSLPTLQSLLLATDAEAVFWNRRYEPAIEKRDTRIKQALRRQGVRADSYNGALLFEPWQLATRQGEPYRVFTPYWRAALASWQQAPNWDAPKQLPSTDRGPDGVPLAALKLAPALDWDRGFWEHWTPGEAGARAALETFIDGAMNGYAEQRDRPDRVGTSRLSPHLHFGEIAPWRAVAALQAQRTAARAGDIDAAIRELGWREFAHHLLHHFPHTPERNFNPRFDDFDWARTVAPRLQAWQQGRSGVPIVDAGMRELWHTGWMHNRVRMIVASYLTKHLRYHWRHGARWFWDTLVDADLANNTLGWQWVAGTGADAAPYFRVFNPVTQAEKFDPDGRYIARWVPELAALPTPLRFAPWRDPDALRRAAPDYPRKPLVDLAAGRDAALNAYRERGGGESR, encoded by the coding sequence ATGACCGACGCTGCCGCCACCGCGCTGGTCTGGTTCCGCAACGACCTGCGTCTGGACGACAACCCCGCGCTGCGCGCGGCGTTGGACGCCGGCTACGTGCCGATTCCGATCTACATCCACGCGCCGGACGAGCACGGCGACTGGCGCCCGGGGGCGGCCTCCGACGCCTGGCGGCACCGTTCGCTGGACGCGCTGGACCTCGACCTGAGCGCGCGCGGCTCGCGCCTGCGCCGCTTCGTTGGGCCCAGCCTGCCCACCCTGCAATCGCTGCTGCTGGCCACCGACGCGGAGGCGGTGTTCTGGAACCGCCGCTACGAGCCGGCGATCGAAAAGCGCGACACCCGCATCAAGCAGGCGCTGCGGCGCCAGGGCGTGCGCGCGGACAGCTACAACGGCGCGCTGCTGTTCGAACCCTGGCAGCTGGCTACGCGCCAGGGCGAGCCCTACCGCGTGTTCACCCCGTACTGGCGCGCCGCGCTCGCGTCCTGGCAACAGGCGCCGAACTGGGACGCGCCCAAGCAACTGCCCAGCACCGACCGCGGCCCCGACGGCGTGCCGCTGGCCGCATTGAAGCTGGCGCCCGCGCTGGATTGGGACCGCGGCTTCTGGGAGCACTGGACGCCGGGCGAGGCCGGCGCGCGCGCGGCGCTGGAGACCTTCATCGACGGCGCCATGAACGGCTACGCCGAGCAGCGCGACCGCCCCGACCGCGTCGGCACCTCGCGCCTGTCGCCGCATCTGCATTTCGGCGAGATCGCGCCATGGCGGGCGGTCGCCGCATTGCAGGCGCAGCGCACCGCCGCGCGCGCGGGCGACATCGACGCCGCGATCCGCGAGCTGGGCTGGCGCGAGTTCGCCCACCATCTGCTGCACCACTTCCCGCACACGCCTGAGCGCAACTTCAATCCGCGCTTCGACGACTTCGATTGGGCGCGCACGGTGGCGCCGCGCCTGCAGGCCTGGCAGCAGGGCCGCAGCGGCGTGCCCATCGTCGATGCGGGCATGCGCGAGCTCTGGCATACCGGCTGGATGCACAACCGCGTGCGCATGATCGTGGCCAGCTACCTGACCAAGCACCTGCGCTACCACTGGCGCCACGGCGCGCGCTGGTTCTGGGACACCCTGGTCGACGCCGACCTGGCCAACAACACCCTGGGCTGGCAATGGGTGGCCGGCACCGGCGCCGACGCCGCGCCGTATTTCCGCGTGTTCAATCCGGTCACCCAGGCCGAAAAGTTCGATCCCGACGGCCGTTACATCGCGCGTTGGGTACCGGAGCTGGCGGCGCTGCCCACGCCGCTGCGCTTCGCGCCCTGGCGCGACCCCGACGCCTTGCGCCGCGCCGCGCCGGACTACCCGCGCAAGCCGCTGGTGGACCTGGCC
- the rplI gene encoding 50S ribosomal protein L9: protein MQLILLQKVTNLGNLGDKVNVKPGYGRNYLVPQGKAVPATAANLAEFEAKRADYEAKAKSLLDGAEGRKAKLEGASVTIRANAATEGKLYGSVSPRDIAEALTKAGYPVEKSEVIMGEGPLRRTGEYDILVHLHADVETTVKVIVEGEVA from the coding sequence ATGCAACTGATCCTCCTGCAGAAAGTCACCAACCTGGGCAACCTGGGCGACAAGGTCAACGTGAAGCCGGGTTACGGCCGCAACTACCTGGTCCCGCAGGGCAAGGCCGTGCCGGCCACCGCCGCCAACCTGGCCGAGTTCGAAGCCAAGCGCGCCGATTACGAAGCCAAGGCCAAGTCCCTGCTGGACGGCGCCGAAGGCCGCAAGGCCAAGCTGGAAGGCGCGTCGGTCACCATCCGCGCCAACGCCGCCACCGAAGGCAAGCTGTACGGCTCGGTCAGCCCGCGCGACATCGCCGAGGCCCTGACCAAGGCCGGCTATCCGGTCGAGAAGTCGGAAGTGATCATGGGCGAAGGCCCGCTGCGCCGCACCGGTGAGTACGACATCCTGGTGCACCTGCACGCCGACGTCGAAACCACCGTCAAGGTGATCGTGGAAGGCGAAGTCGCCTAA
- a CDS encoding M23 family metallopeptidase, with protein sequence MRAFAFAVLLCCASLSTADAAEPAAPLRQSYDLQVPVAPSPVRMEGVSWLLYELQLSNFSAGPLRLQSVQVRDGDTGRVLAELDAAALAPRLQRIGAAASEPARALAPGEREVLYLELRLADGAPPKRLIHRLRYGYGSEGGSAELEGATVDVRPAPSLILSPPVSGGPWVAIHHPEWARGHRRVYYAVGGRAVLPGRYAIDWVKLDAQGRTSAGDRDRVAGIYGYGEPVLAVADATVAAVRDDVKEVPLVSQHRKQSLDDAPGNYVALDLGDGRYAFYEHLQPGSVRVAVGQRVRRGQPLGALGFTGDSTGPHLHFHLADGRIPLASDGVPYVFDRFRVIGRYPDLSQMGKAPWTPPLAAEQLSRENERPGPNTVLELGRD encoded by the coding sequence ATGCGCGCCTTCGCGTTCGCCGTCCTGCTCTGTTGCGCCTCCTTGTCGACCGCCGACGCCGCCGAACCGGCCGCGCCGCTGCGCCAGTCCTACGACCTGCAAGTACCGGTGGCGCCGTCGCCGGTGCGCATGGAAGGCGTGTCGTGGCTGCTGTACGAATTGCAGCTGAGCAACTTCAGCGCCGGCCCGCTGCGCCTGCAAAGTGTGCAGGTGCGCGACGGCGACACCGGCCGGGTGCTGGCCGAGCTGGACGCCGCGGCGCTGGCGCCGCGCCTGCAGCGCATCGGCGCGGCCGCGTCGGAACCGGCGCGCGCGCTGGCGCCGGGCGAGCGCGAGGTGCTATACCTGGAACTGCGCCTGGCCGACGGCGCGCCGCCGAAACGGCTGATCCACCGCCTGCGCTACGGCTACGGCAGCGAGGGCGGCAGCGCCGAGCTCGAAGGCGCGACGGTCGACGTGCGGCCCGCACCCAGCCTGATCCTGAGCCCGCCGGTCAGCGGTGGCCCCTGGGTCGCGATCCATCACCCCGAATGGGCACGCGGCCACCGCCGCGTCTATTACGCCGTCGGCGGCCGCGCGGTGCTGCCGGGCCGCTACGCCATCGACTGGGTCAAGCTCGACGCCCAGGGCCGTACCAGTGCCGGCGATCGCGACCGGGTCGCCGGCATCTACGGTTACGGCGAACCGGTGCTGGCGGTGGCCGACGCCACCGTGGCCGCGGTGCGCGACGACGTGAAGGAAGTGCCGCTGGTGTCGCAGCACCGCAAGCAGTCCCTGGACGATGCGCCCGGCAACTACGTCGCTCTGGACCTGGGCGACGGCCGCTACGCCTTCTACGAACACCTCCAGCCCGGCAGCGTGCGCGTGGCCGTGGGCCAGCGCGTGCGCCGCGGACAGCCCCTGGGCGCGCTGGGCTTCACCGGCGATTCCACCGGCCCGCATCTGCATTTCCACCTCGCGGACGGCCGCATCCCGCTGGCCTCGGACGGCGTGCCTTACGTGTTCGACCGCTTCCGCGTGATCGGCCGCTATCCGGACCTGTCGCAGATGGGCAAGGCGCCGTGGACGCCGCCGCTGGCCGCCGAACAGTTGAGCCGCGAGAACGAACGCCCGGGCCCGAACACGGTGCTGGAGTTGGGCCGGGACTGA
- the rpsF gene encoding 30S ribosomal protein S6, which yields MRHYEVVFLVHPDQSEQVPAMIERYKSLIEGGEGKIHRLEDWGRRQLAYPIENLVKAHYVLLNIEVTQNVLNELVDGFRFNDAVLRHLVMKRDAADTEQSLIMKFKDEKGDKPERGERRRRDDDSDSAVGSADSSDDNAEAA from the coding sequence ATGCGTCATTACGAAGTCGTGTTCCTGGTCCACCCGGACCAGAGCGAGCAGGTCCCGGCCATGATCGAGCGCTACAAGTCGCTGATCGAGGGCGGCGAAGGCAAGATCCACCGTCTCGAAGACTGGGGCCGCCGTCAGCTGGCCTACCCGATCGAGAACCTGGTCAAGGCCCATTACGTCCTGCTCAACATCGAAGTCACCCAGAACGTGCTCAACGAGCTCGTCGACGGTTTCCGCTTCAACGACGCGGTGCTGCGCCACCTGGTCATGAAGCGCGACGCGGCCGACACCGAGCAGTCGCTGATCATGAAGTTCAAGGACGAGAAGGGCGACAAGCCCGAGCGTGGCGAACGCCGCCGTCGCGACGACGACAGCGATAGCGCCGTCGGCAGCGCCGACAGCTCCGACGACAACGCCGAAGCCGCCTGA
- a CDS encoding replicative DNA helicase, whose amino-acid sequence MSARPGFRGEKRYETRAEQRIDQLRVPPQSIEAEQAVLGGLMLAPDAYDRVADQLVEEDFYRRDHQLIYRAIRELAEKNRPFDAVTLGEWFDSMGLSEQVAGGAYLIELASTTPSAANIAAYAEIVRDKAVLRQLIEVGTGIVNDGFQPDGRDSGEILAKAEQEVFAIAEAGARGRTDFTPVNKALSEAFDVLQTRYANGGSVTGLPTGYTEFDEMTAGLQNTDLLIIAARPAMGKTTLALNMAEYAAFRSKKAVAVFSMEMSASQLALRLISSVGRVNAQRLRSGQLEDEDWSRVTSAIRQLREAKIFIDDTPGLSPDVLRAKSRRLKREHDLGLIVIDYLQLMSVPGNSENRATEISEISRSLKHLAKELNLPVIALSQLNRSLEQRADKRPVMADLRESGAIEQDADVIVFIYRDDYYNKETSPDKGLAEVIIGKQRSGPTGSIKLKFFGEYTRFDNLSRDSVGAFE is encoded by the coding sequence ATGAGCGCACGTCCGGGTTTCCGCGGCGAAAAACGTTACGAAACCCGCGCCGAGCAGCGCATCGACCAGCTGCGCGTGCCGCCGCAGTCGATCGAGGCCGAGCAGGCCGTGCTCGGCGGCCTGATGCTGGCCCCGGACGCCTACGACCGCGTCGCCGACCAGTTGGTCGAGGAAGACTTCTACCGCCGCGACCACCAGCTGATCTACCGCGCCATCCGCGAGCTGGCCGAGAAGAACCGCCCCTTCGACGCGGTGACCCTGGGCGAGTGGTTCGACTCCATGGGCCTGTCCGAGCAGGTCGCCGGCGGCGCCTACCTGATCGAACTGGCCAGCACCACGCCTTCGGCGGCCAACATCGCCGCCTATGCCGAGATCGTGCGCGACAAGGCGGTGCTGCGGCAGCTGATCGAGGTCGGCACCGGCATCGTCAACGACGGCTTCCAGCCCGACGGCCGCGACAGCGGCGAGATCCTGGCCAAGGCCGAGCAGGAGGTGTTCGCGATCGCCGAGGCCGGCGCGCGCGGCCGCACCGACTTCACCCCGGTCAACAAGGCCCTGTCGGAAGCCTTCGACGTGCTGCAGACGCGCTACGCCAACGGCGGCAGCGTGACCGGCCTGCCCACCGGCTACACCGAATTCGACGAAATGACCGCGGGCCTGCAGAACACCGACCTGCTGATCATCGCCGCGCGTCCCGCCATGGGCAAAACCACCCTGGCCCTGAACATGGCCGAGTATGCCGCGTTCCGCAGCAAGAAGGCGGTGGCGGTGTTCTCGATGGAAATGTCGGCCAGCCAGCTGGCCCTGCGCCTGATCTCCTCGGTCGGCCGGGTCAACGCCCAGCGCCTGCGCTCGGGCCAGCTCGAGGACGAGGACTGGAGCCGTGTGACCAGCGCGATCCGCCAGCTGCGCGAGGCCAAGATCTTCATCGACGACACCCCGGGCCTGTCGCCGGACGTGCTGCGCGCCAAGTCGCGCCGGCTCAAGCGCGAACACGACCTGGGCCTGATCGTGATCGACTACCTGCAGCTGATGTCGGTGCCCGGCAACAGCGAGAACCGCGCCACCGAGATTTCCGAGATCTCGCGCTCGCTCAAGCACCTGGCCAAGGAACTGAACCTGCCGGTGATCGCGCTGTCGCAGCTCAACCGCTCGCTGGAACAGCGCGCCGACAAGCGCCCGGTCATGGCCGACCTGCGCGAATCCGGCGCCATCGAGCAGGACGCCGACGTGATCGTGTTCATTTACCGCGACGACTACTACAACAAGGAAACCTCGCCGGACAAAGGTCTGGCCGAGGTCATCATCGGCAAGCAGCGTTCCGGTCCGACCGGCTCGATCAAGCTCAAGTTCTTCGGCGAGTACACGCGCTTCGACAACCTCAGCCGCGACTCGGTCGGCGCGTTCGAGTAA
- a CDS encoding S8 family serine peptidase — translation MKQSKLMCALGLGLATMIASAGAMAQDGPNPNRVWVKFKSGTASAAAGKSAGASTQGLGQRIQALRGKLAADRRGDAVLNYQFDRLNSAVMTLSSPEAIKALRANPDVESVEIDQPRYLQAQSTPYGIDQVQARAVWDANQDGVLDTGAATGAGIKVCVIDSGINKTHEDFAGMTITGYPTGWDTDTCGHGTHVAGTIAAANNSTGVVGVSPGKVSLHIIKIFGTNGTNGSGHGQCNWTYSSTLVDAANRCNTAGAKIISMSLGGPTSSTTEQNAFQTLANNGVLSIAAAGNDGDSSLSYPASYASVVSVAAVDSANVKADFSQFNSAVDIAAPGVDTLSTYPLKNDPLVIGSSSFAAIPVAGSRQTTASAGWVNGGLCQTSSNTWRNKIVVCQRGTNTFVDKITKAKSGRALGVVIYNNVAGDLRIGMYDANGNPVTTTLPAVGISQADGQTIVANLAGQTATVDATPSVSNNAYQLMSGTSMATPHVSGAAAVVWSAKPTATAAQVRDALLTTAQDIDAAGFDNNTGWGLVQAKDAITELQSQ, via the coding sequence ATGAAGCAGAGCAAGCTGATGTGCGCGCTGGGTCTGGGTCTGGCGACGATGATCGCCTCGGCCGGCGCGATGGCGCAGGACGGTCCGAATCCGAACCGCGTCTGGGTCAAGTTCAAGTCCGGCACCGCCAGCGCCGCCGCCGGCAAGAGCGCGGGCGCCTCCACCCAGGGCCTGGGCCAGCGCATCCAGGCGCTGCGCGGCAAGCTCGCCGCCGATCGCCGCGGCGACGCGGTGCTGAACTACCAGTTCGACCGCCTCAACAGCGCGGTGATGACCCTGTCCTCGCCGGAAGCGATCAAGGCCCTGCGCGCCAACCCCGACGTGGAATCGGTCGAAATCGACCAGCCGCGCTACCTGCAGGCGCAGAGCACCCCCTACGGCATCGACCAGGTCCAGGCGCGCGCGGTGTGGGATGCCAACCAGGACGGCGTGCTCGACACCGGCGCCGCCACCGGCGCGGGCATCAAGGTCTGCGTGATCGACTCGGGCATCAACAAGACCCACGAAGACTTCGCCGGCATGACCATCACCGGTTATCCCACCGGTTGGGACACCGACACCTGCGGTCACGGCACCCACGTGGCCGGCACCATCGCCGCGGCCAACAACAGCACCGGCGTGGTCGGCGTGAGCCCGGGCAAGGTCTCGCTGCACATCATCAAGATCTTCGGCACCAACGGCACCAACGGCAGCGGCCATGGCCAGTGCAACTGGACCTACTCCTCGACCCTGGTCGACGCCGCCAACCGCTGCAACACCGCCGGCGCCAAGATCATCAGCATGAGCCTGGGCGGCCCGACCAGCTCGACCACCGAGCAGAACGCGTTCCAGACCCTGGCCAACAACGGCGTGCTCAGCATCGCCGCGGCCGGCAACGACGGCGATTCCAGCCTCAGCTACCCGGCGTCCTACGCCAGCGTGGTGTCGGTGGCGGCGGTGGACTCGGCCAACGTCAAGGCCGATTTCTCGCAGTTCAACAGCGCCGTCGACATCGCCGCGCCGGGCGTGGACACGCTCAGCACCTACCCGCTGAAGAACGACCCGCTGGTGATCGGCAGCTCCAGCTTCGCCGCCATTCCGGTGGCCGGCTCCAGGCAAACCACCGCCAGCGCCGGCTGGGTCAACGGCGGCCTGTGCCAGACCTCGTCCAACACCTGGCGCAACAAGATCGTGGTCTGCCAGCGCGGCACCAACACTTTCGTCGACAAGATCACCAAGGCCAAGAGCGGCCGCGCCCTGGGCGTGGTGATCTACAACAACGTCGCCGGCGACCTGCGCATCGGCATGTACGACGCCAACGGCAACCCGGTCACCACCACGCTGCCGGCGGTGGGCATCAGCCAGGCCGACGGCCAGACCATCGTGGCCAACCTGGCCGGGCAGACCGCGACCGTCGACGCCACCCCGTCGGTGTCCAACAACGCCTACCAGCTCATGAGCGGCACCTCGATGGCGACCCCGCACGTGTCCGGCGCGGCGGCGGTGGTGTGGAGCGCCAAGCCGACCGCGACCGCGGCGCAGGTGCGCGACGCCCTGCTGACCACCGCTCAGGACATCGATGCGGCCGGCTTCGACAACAACACCGGCTGGGGCCTGGTCCAGGCCAAGGACGCCATCACCGAACTGCAGTCGCAGTAA